A region of Leifsonia xyli DNA encodes the following proteins:
- a CDS encoding molybdopterin-binding protein: MLSAGPTPRIAKDDWAFTITTEKGDVHRWSWDEFMALPQEDVSTDIHCVTSWSKLGTSWRGVALDTLFKDVDTSFEYTMAHSYGGYTTNVPLADLLNGKAWVAHSFDGKDLEPEHGGPARLLVPHLYFWKSAKWVNGLQMLPQDQPGFWEQNGYNMYGDPWKEQRYW, encoded by the coding sequence GTGCTCAGCGCCGGGCCCACGCCCCGTATCGCCAAGGACGACTGGGCGTTCACGATCACCACCGAGAAGGGCGACGTCCACCGGTGGAGTTGGGATGAGTTCATGGCCCTCCCGCAGGAGGACGTGAGCACCGACATCCACTGCGTCACCAGCTGGTCGAAGCTCGGGACGTCGTGGCGCGGCGTCGCCCTCGACACCCTGTTCAAGGATGTCGACACGAGCTTCGAGTACACGATGGCGCACAGCTACGGCGGCTACACCACGAACGTGCCGCTCGCCGACCTGCTGAACGGCAAGGCGTGGGTCGCGCACAGCTTCGACGGCAAAGACCTCGAGCCGGAGCACGGCGGCCCCGCCCGACTGCTCGTGCCGCACCTGTACTTCTGGAAGAGCGCGAAGTGGGTCAACGGGCTGCAGATGCTGCCGCAGGACCAGCCGGGCTTCTGGGAGCAGAACGGCTACAACATGTACGGCGACCCCTGGAAGGAACAGCGCTACTGGTGA